Proteins encoded within one genomic window of Mya arenaria isolate MELC-2E11 chromosome 13, ASM2691426v1:
- the LOC128215459 gene encoding uncharacterized protein LOC128215459 has translation MAEGGREPTNKDLLDCMRAMGDKLTVMENKLNKIETLELKVTDFERELRKIWIALEDRVKRTDERVNKLEDKVESVDVEAGIMADRVNVLEKQRKELRDDVAYLKSQSMRNNLVFTNVPEDNSSGNEPADVTENKLRIHMQETLKIAKETAESIRFERVHRSPGQPRQGKVRNIVAKFTFFKDREVVRREWKHLAGTGCQMYEQFPPEVLDKRRRLVPMMKDARKEGKRAWIAYDTLYVDGEQVRL, from the coding sequence ATGGCGGAAGGCGGCAGAGAACCCACAAACAAAGACCTGCTAGACTGTATGAGGGCGATGGGCGATAAATTAACCGTCatggaaaataaattgaataaaattgaaacccTTGAACTTAAGGTTACGGACTTTGAAAGGGAGTTAAGAAAAATATGGATAGCACTCGAGGACCGTGTCAAGCGTACAGACGAACGCGTGAACAAGCTCGAGGACAAAGTTGAGTCGGTTGACGTTGAGGCGGGGATTATGGCGGACAGGGTGAATGTGTTGGAAAAACAACGTAAGGAGCTTCGGGACGACGTTGCGTACTTAAAATCGCAGTCAATGAGAAATAATTTGGTGTTCACCAATGTTCCCGAAGATAACTCTTCAGGAAACGAGCCAGCCGACGTCACCGAAAACAAACTTCGTATACACATGCAGGAGACCCTCAAGATCGCGAAAGAGACGGCTGAGTCTATTCGCTTTGAGCGCGTCCACCGCTCCCCGGGACAACCAAGACAGGGTAAAGTGCGAAACATCGTTGcaaagtttacatttttcaaGGACAGGGAGGTAGTTCGGCGGGAGTGGAAACATTTGGCTGGGACGGGATGCCAAATGTACGAACAGTTCCCACCGGAAGTGCTAGATAAACGACGCAGGCTGGTACCCATGATGAAGGACGCCAGGAAAGAGGGCAAGCGAGCATGGATTGCGTATGACACCCTGTACGTGGACGGCGAGCAGGTGCGGCTGTAG
- the LOC128215460 gene encoding uncharacterized protein LOC128215460 yields MDRDPEGKQAVSLRLSRVLGDIGVTREMVIWRRKTWLTIEKLATFFGTTDKTKDLHYSFFGSQSEGTTTFGMNSDIDVLNTNYVTHVLLEMSEWRSGRIQSLLVLKNEHSPPQHCNMQMVRPDIPVPLTLNMVREESKTVIVDMEGRMLLKNTYFDILNRHFYGNEYVKNGPSRSLSKDYDCVNALSCTRLRDECMFFLRRPRPGHWPSLALLKKAKKTRTYFVPQGHAESSYPTLEWRFSTPHIERLLIFDLNMIKLKVYIVLKLLRITYFKPIFDDRLSTFHFKTALLFTVETYQPKIWKKKNILQCVIYCLTTLERWCRIHYCPHYTISGVDLFVGKLKKFELPRISAMLSDMIENISNYVVDIEMDRLGERMQMLTGTKSHIVNLSSKSDNEQSTLKYCLEELLKEFYNISTILGLSKEESASQLIIVCTKAVSDCQSFIKDTKQEFTKDVFCMLIIYLKSILVSVQRSVCIESRQNIAEQMNQPYQGSLDLSSGRLKFASMLYCTGQYEKAAAMLEQTEELLHPDVWQLSFAAEILNVGRNRIFLRKLLDQPVSEIVKTFVLLSVTFFRQELHCVPKHLVYEMYRTFTPADIQQRKAGELYMAFAIIESLPFLYYLQYLTYRKLEQHDKKHSALIKLADYVKDTRDLCSYIETTLNVLGHCCELEDMLDLAWKCYSSSLRMFPYNNAARWHMAIIINKLINQ; encoded by the coding sequence ATGGACCGTGATCCTGAGGGAAAACAAGCAGTGTCCCTGAGACTATCCAGGGTGCTCGGGGACATCGGGGTCACAAGGGAGATGGTCATTTGGAGGAGGAAGACATGGTTGACCATTGAAAAGCTTGCAACTTTCTTTGGTACTACTGACAAAACTAAAGACTTACACTATTCCTTCTTTGGAAGCCAATCTGAAGGCACGACGACTTTCGGAATGAATTCAGATATAGATGTTTTAAACACTAACTATGTCACACATGTACTGCTGGAGATGTCTGAATGGCGGTCTGGAAGAATACAGAGCCTCCTGGTTCTTAAAAATGAGCATTCCCCGCCCCAACATTGCAACATGCAGATGGTCAGGCCGGACATTCCAGTGCCACTCACATTGAACATGGTAAGAGAGGAATCAAAGACAGTGATAGTGGACATGGAGGGGAGGATGCTTCTTAAAAACACATACTTTGACATATTGAATAGACATTTTTACGGAAACGAATATGTTAAAAACGGTCCGTCTAGAAGTCTGAGTAAAGATTATGATTGTGTGAATGCGCTGTCCTGTACCAGACTCCGAGATGAATGTATGTTCTTCCTTCGCAGACCACGGCCTGGGCATTGGCCCAGCCTTGCGTTATTGAAAAAGGCAAAAAAGACTCGAACATATTTTGTCCCACAGGGACATGCTGAGAGTAGTTATCCCACACTGGAATGGAGATTTTCTACACCTCACATAGAAAGGCTGCTGATATTTGACTTGAATATGATCAAACTTAAAGTATACATAGTTCTCAAATTATTAAGAATAACATATTTCAAGCCCATATTTGATGATAGGTTAAGCACATTCCACTTTAAGACAGCCTTATTGTTTACCGTGGAAACATATCAACCCAAAATctggaaaaagaaaaatattctacagtGTGTTATCTACTGTCTTACCACACTTGAGCGCTGGTGTAGGATACATTATTGCCCACATTACACTATATCTGGCGTGGACTTGTTTGTTGGGAAACTGAAGAAGTTTGAGCTGCCACGTATCTCAGCAATGTTGTCAGATATGATAGAAAACATAAGCAATTATGTGGTAGACATAGAAATGGACCGATTGGGTGAGAGAATGCAAATGTTAACAGGAACCAAATCCCATATCGTGAACCTATCATCAAAATCTGACAATGAACAAAGCACACTGAAGTACTGTTTGGAGGAACTTCTAAAAGAATTTTACAACATATCAACAATCTTAGGACTTTCAAAAGAGGAAAGTGCCTCACAGCTTATCATAGTATGTACAAAAGCGGTAAGCGATTGCCAGTCATTCATAAAGGACACTAAGCAAGAGTTTACTAAGGATGTATTTTGcatgttaataatttatttgaaatccATCTTAGTGTCAGTACAGAGATCTGTTTGTATAGAGTCACGTCAAAATATCGCAGAACAAATGAACCAACCGTACCAAGGTTCTTTGGATTTGTCTTCCGGTAGATTGAAATTTGCCTCAATGTTGTACTGCACCGGGCAGTATGAGAAGGCAGCAGCAATGTTAGAACAAACAGAGGAACTTCTGCATCCAGACGTGTGGCAGCTCAGTTTTGCAGCAGAAATTTTAAACGTCGGACGCAATCGTATCTTTTTGAGGAAACTACTGGACCAACCTGTTTCAGAGATTGTTAAGACATTTGTTTTACTCAGTGTCACGTTCTTTCGCCAGGAACTACACTGTGTACCCAAACATTTGGTGTATGAGATGTACAGAACTTTCACACCTGCAGACATTCAACAACGTAAAGCCGGTGAACTTTATATGGCCTTTGCAATTATTGAATCACTTCCATTTCTCTACTACTTGCAGTACCTCACATACAGAAAACTTGAACAACATGACAAAAAACATTCAGCATTAATTAAACTTGCTGACTACGTTAAAGATACAAGAGATTTGTGTAGCTATATCGAGACGACGTTAAATGTACTAGGCCACTGTTGTGAACTGGAAGACATGCTTGACCTGGCTTGGAAATGCTACTCTAGTTCTCTGAGAATGTTTCCCTACAACAACGCTGCAAGGTGGCACATGgcaattataataaacaaactaaTCAACCAATGA
- the LOC128215461 gene encoding uncharacterized protein LOC128215461, translating into MYPPFSEFVVFVRKQARIRNDPSFASSANDSNHAVFVRDTKSASQNGYRKPRISTSKTEIQPPCYDTASKIECSLHKTTSHSLENCRTFISKTFAEKRRLLKDNKLCFKCFGVDHVSKDCNKNIVCGKCDKAHNTVMHIDTNRFHGGERTFENTTNATNQVNNKCTQICGKQGFSGKSCAKIVLVDTYAKGCESNKIRAYAIIDDQSNRSLVSPQLLDSLKLDSQMVEYSVTSCNGVRVTSGRVASGLMIESLNGDVDFEMSSVFECDAIPNNRQEIPTPEVAAHYAHLQDFREDIPVLDRSAGIQILIGRDLIEAHHVHEQKISSTRNMPYAQKLALGWVIVGETCLGNLNSEDLPSLNVNKTLIVNEGRNSILSPCTNSFRLEEQYRPFSESCPDTESDIFKREKQDERPGLSREDREFNQLMEESFVKGPSGNWTAPLPFKSNRKKLPSNKGLAVRRAQLLDTSLKKNPTKKQHFVDFMENILEKGHAEEAPPLLPGEEHWYLPIFGVYHPKKVDQIRVVFDSSAKYEGVSLNDLWLSGPDLTNNLLGVLLRFRKEAIAVTADIQQMFYCFNVHESHRNFLRFLWYKDNDTTKNLTEYRMKVHVFGNKPSPSVASYGLRKTAEISTEEFGQEVTNYILNNFYVDDGLTSVPTEEQAIELIKNTQSALSKNGNLRLHKIASNSVQVLDALPREDLAKNLSDLDLSHGDITDVPLQRSLGLCWNIKADAFTFRVSEEEKPFTRRGVLSTINSIYDPVGFVAPVVIVGKWLLRDLMASSQDWDDPLPLDQFTVWQQWCCSLKKLNQLEIPRAYLYSVKRVARKDLHVYYDASEKAIAAVAYIVGESTAGTKHSSFGLGKIKVAPVNGHTIPRLELCAAVLASQVANTVLTHIDIDFDEVKYFSDSKVVLGYISNTTRRFYTYVSNRVQKILTNSLAEQWNYVPTHLNPADIGTRGVSAEDLPASLWLNGSSWKQHQEQTDFPLVAPDVDSEIRVNVLATTVSTESALDSSHFEKFSEWKSLKSAITCLQHVAESYHTKQCKGWHVGCNTNSQKAEAFILKTVQKEAFSEEYANLKVGKPVSKSSSIASLNAFIDEKDVMRVGGRLEKSNLTFAEKHPVIVPRKCHIGTLLVRHYHSSVKHQGRHFTEGALRSNGYWIVSGKRLIASVIHQCVKCKKLRGPHTHQLMADLPSDRLSPAPPFTYVGVDCFGPWNVVTRKTRGGQANSKRWAVLFTCLTIRAIHIEVIEEMSGSAFINALRRFIARFGNVQIIRSDRGTNFVGAASELKIETVNVEDGLVKDLLRKKNIQWVFNPPHAPNMGGVWERLIGVVKRILNSILSEASYKNLTHDVLSTLMAEVTAIVNARPIVPVSTDGSAPEILSPSTILTQKWDFTSHQFEHLSFADSYRVAWKNVQFLANRFWHRWRFEYLQLLQPRRKWNVEQRNIREGDVVLVKDSDVVRNQWPYGIVEKVFASEDGKVRSVRIQRDGQTTTLTRPITEVVLLVGNV; encoded by the coding sequence ATGTATCCACCATTTTCTgaatttgttgtatttgttaGAAAGCAAGCCAGGATTCGCAACGATCCAAGTTTTGCATCAAGTGCTAATGACAGTAACCATGCTGTGTTTGTGCGTGACACGAAAAGCGCTTCACAGAACGGTTATCGAAAGCCGCGTATAAGTACTAGCAAAACTGAGATCCAACCACCCTGTTATGACACAGCAAGTAAAATTGAGTGCAGCCTGCACAAAACAACCTCACATTCATTGGAAAATTGTAGAACCTTCATCAGCAAAACCTTCGCTGAGAAACGACGACTGTTGAAAGACAACAAACtgtgctttaaatgttttggcGTTGATCATGTCTCGAAAGATTGTAACAAGAACATTGTTTGCGGAAAATGCGACAAGGCACACAACACTGTCATGCACATTGATACCAACAGATTTCATGGCGGGGAGAGAACCTTTGAAAATACCACCAATGCTACGAACCAAGTTAACAACAAGTGCACCCAAATATGTGGAAAGCAAGGATTTAGTGGCAAGTCCTGTGCTAAGATTGTTCTGGTAGATACTTACGCGAAAGGCTGTGAAAGCAACAAGATTCGAGCTTACGCAATTATTGACGACCAATCAAATCGTTCGCTTGTCAGCCCTCAGTTGTTAGATTCTTTGAAGCTTGACAGTCAAATGGTCGAGTACTCTGTCACATCTTGCAATGGTGTGCGAGTTACATCTGGCAGAGTGGCAAGTGGACTTATGATTGAGAGCCTGAATGGGGATGTAGATTTTGAAATGTCATCAGTGTTTGAATGTGATGCAATTCCAAACAATCGACAAGAAATACCTACTCCTGAAGTTGCAGCACATTATGCACACTTGCAGGATTTTAGAGAGGACATTCCAGTGCTAGATCGAAGTGCCGGGATACAAATTCTGATAGGCAGAGATCTCATCGAGGCCCATCATGTACACGAACAAAAGATAAGCTCAACAAGAAACATGCCATATGCGCAAAAATTGGCTTTAGGTTGGGTTATTGTGGGGGAAACTTGTTTGGGTAACTTGAATAGCGAAGATCTCCCGAGCTTGAATGTAAACAAGACGTTGATTGTTAATGAAGGGAGGAATTCAATCCTGTCACCATGTACCAACAGTTTTAGATTGGAAGAACAGTACAGGCCATTTTCAGAGAGCTGTCCCGATACCGAAAGCGACATTTTCAAGCGTGAAAAACAGGATGAAAGACCAGGGTTATCTAGAGAAGATAGGGAGTTTAACCAGTTGATGGAAGAAAGTTTTGTCAAGGGTCCTTCCGGTAATTGGACTGCTCCATTGCCGTTTAAGTCGAATCGTAAGAAGTTACCAAGTAACAAGGGTTTGGCTGTTAGACGGGCACAGTTGTTGGATAcaagtttaaagaaaaatccAACGAAGAAACAGCATTTCGTAGATTTTATGGAGAACATCTTAGAAAAGGGTCATGCTGAAGAAGCACCTCCGTTACTACCTGGCGAAGAGCACTGGTACCTTCCGATATTCGGCGTCTATCACCCGAAGAAGGTCGACCAAATTCGGGTGGTGTTTGACTCCTCAGCGAAATACGAAGGTGTTTCTTTGAACGACTTGTGGCTATCAGGACCCGATCTAACAAATAACTTGCTCGGAGTATTGCTACGATTTAGAAAAGAAGCAATTGCGGTTACTGCTGATatacaacaaatgttttattgctttaatGTACATGAGAGCCATAGAAACTTTCTTAGATTCCTGTGGTACAAGGACAACGACACAACCAAAAATCTCACAGAGTACCGAATGAAAGTACACGTCTTCGGTAACAAGCCGTCACCGTCTGTAGCAAGCTACGGCCTTCGAAAGACAGCTGAAATAAGTACTGAAGAATTTGGTCAAGAGGTCACAAACTACATACTGAACAATTTCTATGTTGATGACGGTTTGACATCGGTGCCTACAGAAGAGCAAGCAATAGAGCTTATCAAGAATACTCAGTCAGCCTTGAGTAAGAATGGCAACCTTCGTCTACACAAAATTGCCTCAAATAGTGTACAAGTGCTTGATGCTTTACCACGTGAAGATTTGGCAAAGAACCTATCTGATTTAGACCTCTCACACGGTGACATCACTGACGTTCCTCTTCAGCGCAGCTTAGGTCTGTGTTGGAACATAAAGGCAGACGCGTTCACTTTCCGTGTTTCAGAAGAGGAGAAACCTTTCACAAGACGCGGCGTTCTCTCTACGATCAACAGCATTTACGACCCGGTTGGATTTGTAGCACCTGTGGTCATTGTTGGAAAGTGGCTCCTTCGAGACTTAATGGCTTCAAGTCAGGATTGGGATGACCCGCTTCCACTAGATCAGTTTACAGTTTGGCAACAATGGTGTTGCTCTTTGAAAAAACTGAACCAGTTAGAAATTCCAAGGGCGTACCTGTATTCAGTGAAGAGAGTAGCAAGGAAAGACTTACATGTGTATTATGATGCTTCCGAGAAGGCTATTGCTGCTGTGGCGTACATTGTTGGAGAATCGACAGCTGGTACCAAGCACTCTAGTTTTGGTTTGGGAAAGATAAAGGTAGCTCCTGTAAATGGACACACTATACCACGCCTTGAGTTATGTGCTGCTGTGTTAGCATCACAAGTCGCAAACACAGTCCTTACACATATTGATATTGACTTTGATGAAGTTAAGTATTTCTCAGATAGTAAAGTTGTTTTGGGCTACATAAGCAATACAACTCGACGATTTTACACATATGTCTCAAATCGTGTGCAGAAAATACTAACAAATTCGCTTGCGGAACAATGGAACTATGTACCTACCCATCTCAACCCAGCGGATATTGGTACAAGGGGTGTTTCTGCAGAAGACTTACCTGCAAGCTTGTGGTTGAATGGTTCTAGCTGGAAACAACATCAGGAACAGACTGACTTTCCTTTAGTTGCTCCAGATGTGGATTCAGAAATTCGAGTGAATGTGCTAGCAACCACGGTATCAACTGAAAGTGCCCTAGATTCAAGTCACTTTGAGAAGTTTTCTGAATGGAAATCTTTGAAATCTGCCATAACATGTTTGCAGCATGTAGCAGAATCATACCATACCAAACAATGTAAAGGCTGGCATGTAGGATGTAACACAAACTCCCAAAAGGCTGAAGCTTTTATACTGAAGACTGTACAGAAAGAAGCATTTTCAGAAGAATATGCCAATTTGAAAGTAGGTAAACCTGTGAGCAAAAGCAGTTCTATTGCAAGTTTAAACGCCTTCATTGATGAGAAGGATGTGATGAGGGTAGGAGGACGATTAGAGaaatcaaacttaacatttgcGGAAAAACATCCAGTCATCGTTCCACGAAAGTGTCATATTGGCACTCTTCTTGTGCGTCATTACCATTCAAGTGTCAAACACCAAGGCAGGCACTTCACTGAAGGAGCCCTCAGATCAAATGGGTATTGGATAGTTAGTGGAAAACGCCTTATAGCATCTGTAATACATCAGTGCGTCAAGTGCAAAAAGCTTCGtggaccacacacgcatcaacTAATGGCTGACCTACCAAGTGATCGACTTTCACCGGCACCACCATTTACATATGTCGGAGTCGATTGTTTTGGCCCATGGAACGTTGTTACCCGAAAGACACGAGGAGGTCAAGCAAATAGTAAACGTTGGGCAGTGTTGTTTACCTGCTTAACGATCAGAGCTATACATATTGAGGTTATCGAGGAGATGTCAGGATCCGCATTCATAAATGCACTGCGTCGGTTCATCGCTCGCTTCGGTAATGTTCAAATTATTAGGTCAGACAGAGGAACCAACTTTGTTGGTGCAGCTAGTGAATTGAAGATTGAGACTGTCAATGTTGAAGATGGATTGGTAAAGGATCTTCTGAGAAAGAAGAACATTCAATGGGTTTTCAACCCACCACACGCTCCAAACATGGGTGGAGTCTGGGAGAGACTTATCGGTGTAGTGAAGCGCATACTCAATTCTATACTCAGTGAAGCATCTTACAAGAATTTGACTCATGATGTTCTCTCAACACTAATGGCTGAAGTCACGGCTATTGTGAATGCCAGACCTATTGTACCTGTGTCTACTGATGGCAGTGCTCCAGAGATTCTGAGTCCTTCTACCATCTTGACTCAGAAATGGGACTTTACTTCGCATCAGTTCGAACATTTGTCATTCGCCGACTCCTATCGTGTCGCTTGGAAAAATGTGCAGTTCCTAGCAAACCGGTTCTGGCATCGTTGGAGGTTCGAGTACCTGCAGCTACTACAGCCTAGGCGCAAGTGGAACGTTGAACAGAGAAACATTCGTGAAGGTGATGTTGTACTCGTTAAAGACTCAGATGTTGTCAGAAATCAGTGGCCGTATGGCATTGTAGAAAAAGTTTTTGCCAGCGAAGATGGCAAGGTTAGGAGTGTTCGAATACAACGTGATGGACAAACAACTACATTAACAAGACCAATAACTGAAGTGGTTCTTCTTGTTGGTAATGTATAA